Proteins encoded by one window of Lepeophtheirus salmonis chromosome 10, UVic_Lsal_1.4, whole genome shotgun sequence:
- the LOC121125241 gene encoding uncharacterized protein encodes MTQKKRNHLHWTSLLLCLFALNLSHGLSNESITTTESTPSRSTVKPLPIAIRAPEPDDAEAKVIISSKSLLKEQDENQKNVKKEESCDSLADKFLSLRNLNTIQIPRMGNITWGNEELSATKCFSEFVIFAQDEKTKTKNLLCPSYKVHRRGDSKFSCYANFTVNSCGHNMVISMEAWTTSSQLYEPFLNVGINCSLEINSTTHLFPAPNPVFEILGTNDTDGTKDSSPKFSAIIQNSSISCRWSKWSSWSHCSVSCGNSPGRRSRSRSQNGSRLCSGTENESKKCIVNRCAQDCVWSEWSDWSPCSVSCGTSGRSSRKRKVLLPHLYGGKPCIGDDLETKRCSGADCPVDGDWSQWSHWGYCQSKCGVGNRTRTRACDNPPPENGGRPCEENNSNVSDELIRHPRIAEKSEDLPIQTQEEVQSCKLKDCDPIDGRWSKWSRWSTCSVNCGRGKIIRTRACNSPTPAHGGQKCYGQPTQTRPCFLRKCAEDNDNDSFRGIHTVSTTPQKLFCYYNIPQL; translated from the exons ATGACTCAAAAGAAGCGCAATCACCTTCATTGGACATCCTTGCTATTATGCCTTTTTGCTCTTAATTTAAGTCATGGACTGAGTAATGAAAGTATAACGACAACAGAGAGTACGCCTTCCAGATCTACTGTTAAGCCGTTACCCATTGCCATACGTGCTCCTGAGCCAGATGATGCTGAAGCAAAGGTCATCATCTCCTCCAAATCCTTGCTAAAGGAGCAGGATGAAAATCAAAAGAATGTTAAAAAGGAAGAGTCTTGCGACTCTCTTGCAGATAAATTTCTGTCTCTAAGGAACTTGAACACGATCCAGATACCAAGGATGGGGAATATTACTTGGGGAAACGAGGAACTGTCCGCCACAAAATGC TTTTCAGAGTTTGTCATCTTTGCTCAAGATGAAAAAACCAAAACGAAGAACCTTTTGTGCCCAAGCTACAAAGTCCATCGAAGAGGAGATTCAAAGTTTTCCTGCTACGCTAATTTTACAGTTAACTCATGTGGACATAATATGGTCATTTCTATGGAGGCCTGGACAACCTCGAGTCAATTATATGAACCTTTCCTCAATGTTGGTATCAATTGCTCGCTAGAAATAAACTCAACGACTCATTTGTTCCCTGCTCCAAATCCAGTTTTTGAGATCTTGGGCACAAATGATACAGATGGGACTAAAGACTCTTCTCCTAAATTCTCAGcaataatacaaaattcttcCATTTCCTGTCGATGGAGTAAATGGAGCTCTTGGTCACACTGTTCTGTCTCTTGTGGTAATTCTCCAGGGAGACGCAGTCGGAGCCGCTCCCAAAATGGCTCTCGATTATGCAGTGGAACAGAGAATGAGAGCAAGAAATGTATCGTTAATAGATGTGCTCAGGACTGTGTTTGGAGTGAATGGAGTGATTGGAGCCCCTGCTCTGTATCTTGCGGCACTTCTGGAAGATCatctagaaaaagaaaagtccTTCTGCCACATCTTTATGGAGGAAAACCCTGCATCGGCGATGATCTTGAAACAAAGAGATGTAGCGGAGCCGACTGTCCTGTAGATGGAGATTGGTCCCAGTGGAGTCACTGGGGCTACTGCCAGTCTAAATGTGGTGTTGGTAATCGAACAAGAACAAGGGCTTGTGATAATCCTCCTCCTGAAAATGGGGGTCGACCTTGTGAAGAAAACAACTCAAATGTGAGTGATGAATTGATTCGGCATCCAAGGATTGCTGAAAAAAGTGAGGACCTTCCTATACAAACCCAAGAAGAGGTTCAGTCTTGTAAATTAAAAGATTGCGATCCAATAGATGGACGATGGAGTAAATGGAGTCGCTGGAGTACTTGTTCTGTCAATTGTGGACGAGGGAAAATAATTCGGACAAGAGCATGTAATTCGCCAACTCCTGCTCATGGGGGACAGAAATGTTATGGACAACCTACACAAACACGACCCTGTTTTCTCAGAAAATGTGCTGAGGACAATGACAATGATAGTTTTAGAGGGATTCACACAGTTTCAACAACCccccaaaaacttttttgttactACAACATCCCCCAATTATAG